One Ictalurus furcatus strain D&B chromosome 7, Billie_1.0, whole genome shotgun sequence genomic window, TTCAGATTAAATGAGGAATCCACCAAGGATGCCCAATTTCACCATTACTGTTTAACCTAGCAGTTCAATTAATGTATttcatcataaaaaataaaaactgaggaTAATATAGGTATTGATATTCTTGGCAGGACTTTCTCTAGAAGATGAAATAGAGGGTATTCCAGTAAAAGAGGAGGTTAAGTACCCAGGGGTTATGATTACCAAGAACTGTGCTAATACAGAACACTCAAACTTCAAATCTAAAATTGAAGGGATGAAAAAATCCTTAAATCATTGCTTATCTACTTATCTATTTTGGCCAGAATCCTCTTGACTAAAACTGAGGGAATATCCAaacttatatatttatctcACACATTGAACATGGTCCCAAAAGTAGCTCAGTCTGTGAATTCAACATAAAATTGATCATCTATGAGCTTTATTTCAATTGAACACAAATTAGCTTCTGTTGTTGAGCACCATTTgtaaaagtcatttttaaaaaaatctctttataaataaataaatttcttaTATCACTGACTCCCTTCCACagagacagcaatacactatgACAGCAGTACACTATGTCTGCAGTACACTATGAGAACAGTACACTATGTCtgcagtacactatgagagcagtacactatgtctgcagtacactatgagagcagtacactatgaCTGCAGTACACTATGAGAACAGTACACTATGTCtgcagtacactatgagagcagtacactatgagagcagtacactatgtctgcagtacactatgagagcagtacactatgtctgcagtacactatgagagcagtacactatgtctgcagtacactatgagagcagtacactatgagagcaATACACTATGACtgcagtacactatgagagcagtacactatgactgcagtacactatgagagcagtacactatgaCTGCAGTACACTATGTgagcagtacactatgagaACAGTACACTATGTCtgcagtacactatgagagcaATACACTATGACtgcagtacactatgagagcagtacactatgagagcagtacactatgactgcagtacactatgagagtagtacactatgagagcagtacactatgagagcagtacactatgactgcagtacactatgagagtagtacactatgagagcagtacactatgagagcagtacactatgagagcagtacactatgtctgcagtacactatgagagcagtacactatgagagcagtacactatgaCTGCAGTACACTATGTCTGCAGTACACTATGACtgcagtacactatgagagcagtacactatgagagTAGTACACTATGAGAAcagtacactatgagagcagtacactatgTCTGCAGTACACTATGACTGCATGACATCatgaaattctaaattcttgatgacgTCTACCGGTCAGTGGTGAGGCTACATCAGTCTTTCAGTCTCCACGACAAAGAACAAACCTCCTTCACATCAACACAGACTTCTCCAGAAAATCTGAAAGACTCGTGCAGTccagccaggagacgccaaattgtAGTGGACATTttacaacactcgcagactcgtcctctgaaggtaaaacggtttattacagaaagatggttaatgcaggagagaataaagcaggagagaataatgagagcgccctgaagcccttgtactaaaccactactatagatATGAAACGCAGAACATGACACACTTCGCGCGGTGGAgataaacttctgtagtttttcccgtgtgcttgttgttattgttcgtcttcttcttcttcaccacttgtggacggactaaaacacttgcgcgtatttgctgcccccttcaggtccggaagaattgcaacctcggtgcCTCCATTGGAACGGTATCAACGCTGTGTGTGTCATTAACTCATTAAAAATGGTCCCTTTTAGCAAGTTACTGTGGTATGAGGGGAATTAAACACTTCCGGTgtgctgtaattaaaaaaataatgcactttatcttgttttattccttacctaatCAATACCCTAAATGTATTTCTGGTAGAaaattatgtaataaaaaaaattaagctacCTTTTAACTCATAAGGTCTTTTAATAACACCACATAAACAACATTTAATCAAGGtgcatacaaataaaaatatttatactaaTTAATACTGTTAATTAATATCATGTTTAATTACGTTTAGTATACTTCTATCTGTCTGCTGCTGTAATAGGTGAATTTCCCTCCAGGATCATTAAATCTATCtaactcataaataaataaataaatgcttggtATACACTTGTTTTCCAGGGAACAATCATGGGATTTAAAGGAGCCATGAAAACGTTTTCAAAGAAACTAGGATTTAAAAGCAGTGGCTCAAAGGCTGTAGAAGCTGAACTTGAGAAATTAAAGAAGGAAAATGCCCAGCTGAGGATGACCTTGGAGGACATGTCGAAACAAAATGGAAGGCTTTATCCTGCATGTCCTGAGTCAGATGAAGCCAAGCTGCTGGAGGTGAGTCTGTTTTTGTCTGTAGAATTCAGACTATGAACGATGCACCCCTTACAGGTCGAGGAACACAACTGTTTTGAAGCACAAGGTTTTGACTTCAAGTTTCAAAGCTCTGAATCACTTAACTATTGTGTTCCATGCTTGGAGGAGTcactttgcatattttttttctccaaatgaataaataaatatcagcaaTAATATGAAAAgtgaatagtttttcttcatagTGGTAAAACGTGAAGAAACTGAACAGCTGCAAATAACTGATCGTTCTGCTAATACGGTTTTCCTCTGGAGGCTAGCCCGCTGTCTAGATAGAGTTCATTTGTATTGAATAATTCTGAATGAGTGAGATTTTATGGAGAGGGTGGCTTTTCATGGTGGATGAGACGATTATAAAGTTGCAAGTACATTAAGATTGTACATCAGATTTGAGTATTCAACAACACCATggtatgaaaatgttttaatatgtgGTTGTAGTTCTAGGTGAAGAATCACATACTTGATGTATTTAATAGGTTCCTTCAGGTGAGATCGCCATTCTCAAGGAGCAACTGCGAGATGTGAGTCGACAGACAGCATGACACTCAGATTTTCTTCTCGGTTGCTGCTCAGCATAGTTGAACTCATCACCTGACgacatgtgttttatttccccCTGTGCTAGGCTcaggaaaaaaatcagaaatggaAAGTTTATGACCATGAGAGAGAGTCCTGTATGCAGTGGAATCTGGCCAGACGTATAGAGCTCGAGCAGCAGTTAAACCAAGCCCAGCGAACACTAGAACAACAGCACGAAGAGACCAAATCAGAAGGTAGGGCCTCACCGAAAAATCAGTAGGAAGTGATGTCACTTGAGTGAATCCACTTCTTTTACATGCAACGAGAAACTCTGcaacaaatgtttttaaaggtCCACTTCACATCTGCTCTTTTTCTACTATAATGGCAAATTTCATCTGTTATCTAAGGTTATCTAAGGTTACTGGGTGCTTCAAGATTCTCTTAACTTGATGAAAGGTAATATTCAGAGGTCTGTCTTTCTGACTACCGTGATCCAGGTCAGTCACCTGCCTCCATGCAGCAGGAGAAGCAGCTGCAGGAGAGCCagagggagatggaggaggaacGCAAAAGGGCGAGCCGCCTACAGGTCGAGTTGGTGGAGCTGAAAGCCAAGTATGAAGAGAAGAGCCGTGAGGTGGTGCGAGTCCAGGAGGAACTGCAAGTGGAGCGTAGAAGTTGGCGACAAACTTTAGCTTTACGGCATGAAGATCAGAAAAGAATGGCTGTTTTAGAGCAACAGGTACAAGATTTTGCTTCAGTGAACCTTTATATTACCAGATAGATGATGGAACGATTCTCTAAAGCATTTCCAACTTTATCTGGCAGATCCAATTGTCTGCTAGAGACTTTGAGAACGAGAAACAGGACCGACAAAGTCTACAGCACCTGCTCCACAAAGTGCTGAAGGAGCTTCGCAAGGCTAGAGACCAAATCACACGCTTGGAGTCGGCAGACATCCACGTTCACCAAAGtatcacttttaaaaaaaaggtaaagtTGATTTTATAAGTAAATCAAAAAGTAATTCAGTCAATCCAAATCAgtgaactttatttattgattgatttattttaataacaatataCAGAAACTGCAGCGAGAAACTCGGTTCTCTGAGCCAAGCTCATGCACCAGGCTAGATCTGGATAAGACGACCAATCAGGACCGTATCCTGAACCCCACATCTCCATTAAAGAGCTCCAACACATTGGATGAGCGCTTTCTGGACTGTCCCATCTGCAGGGCCTCATACCCTGTCAGCCAGCACAGAAAGCTCCTTGTACACATTGACTACTGCTTTAATTAAGGGATTAGGGCTTGATATTGcttatattttccatttttcctcttttttatgtctttttatatttttgtattccAAATAAAATTTCCACtgatttttcatttagttctgGATTAATCAATGGTGTGCGTGATCGGCTTTTGAGTATTTGCAAAGATATTGCCTTTCCATTAATGTGGAGCATatttaaagtacattttaactTCTGTTCGTTCTGGTTGGGTAACTGTAATGTACCCAAGTGGCAAGTTTTCTTCCCTAGTATCACCTCAAAGGTGTTGAAGTGGCACAGGATagactcactttcagtaacctgTCCTGATGCTGGAAATCAGATCTGTCTTGAATTAGGCTGCATGTGTGTAAATCCTTGTATTAGACCGATTTAATGAGAACAAAGCAAACCATCAAAAATCACTGAGCAAACTCGTGGTCAAAAAAACGGCAAAAGACAGACAGTCAGCAAACAGGACAAACTAGGTCAGGCCATAAACACATGAACTATGGACAGAAACAGGATCAAACGAGGAATGacacacaaagtgaaaacaCGGCTTGGTAACGTCAGAACACATGGTAAGCTGAGCTTATACTTTgcaaagaatgaatgaataaaggtCTCTTTTAAAGGGTGCTTGTTTGGTGATTCATTTGGGGTGAATTCTCCCatcttgtgcccagtgttacGTTTCATACAGTTGATTGagaccctgactaggataaagcagtaAATAAAGATCAATGAACGATGAATGATCAACGTTTTAGTGACTAAGGTCTTTCCTCTAAATTCCACTGCAGTGGAAAAACATAATGCTGAGGATGAGAAGAAGCTTTTAGTTACAGTAGTACTGTGTACTGCATGAATCCTAAGTGCACACCAAACAGCATTCAAAATGACTTCTGTACCAATCACGGTacagttcttttcttttatatccATTTTATATTACAGTAGTGCAGACAGAACAAATGGCACTTAATCAAAAGGATATTGTTAGTAAAAGTTAGGAAAAAAATCCGTTTACACATCAACatactatatggtcaaaagtatgtggacacctgaccatcacacccatatggccttccccaaactgtagccacaaagttggaagcacacaactgtctaaaatgtctttgtatgaagtagcattacaatttcccttcactggaactaaggggccctcTCATCCAACACCAGTGCCTAACCTCTTGcattcttgtggctgaatgggcaaatccccacagccccagtccaaaatctagtgaaaagtaTTGCCAGAAGAGTGGAGTTATAGGAGTGAAGGGGAGACCACATCTATATTAATGCCTACGTTtttagaatgggatgttcaaaactcaggtgtccacatacttttggtcataccatgtacattctaaaaaaaaaagagc contains:
- the LOC128610497 gene encoding centrosomal protein of 55 kDa-like, producing MGFKGAMKTFSKKLGFKSSGSKAVEAELEKLKKENAQLRMTLEDMSKQNGRLYPACPESDEAKLLEVPSGEIAILKEQLRDAQEKNQKWKVYDHERESCMQWNLARRIELEQQLNQAQRTLEQQHEETKSEGQSPASMQQEKQLQESQREMEEERKRASRLQVELVELKAKYEEKSREVVRVQEELQVERRSWRQTLALRHEDQKRMAVLEQQIQLSARDFENEKQDRQSLQHLLHKVLKELRKARDQITRLESADIHVHQSITFKKKKLQRETRFSEPSSCTRLDLDKTTNQDRILNPTSPLKSSNTLDERFLDCPICRASYPVSQHRKLLVHIDYCFN